A stretch of the Nicotiana tabacum cultivar K326 chromosome 6, ASM71507v2, whole genome shotgun sequence genome encodes the following:
- the LOC107763616 gene encoding putative linoleate 9S-lipoxygenase 5, which yields MASTDKREIKMINGTVLLMKKTPLDLGSSQLLAPHETYEILGHKVILQLVSSVHGDQGKTLKGELGNPSHLRDENKSGSESKFCVIFEWDHEVLGAPGAFIIKNLNTSEFYLKSLTLEASDPSQDTVQFVCNSWVYPAEKYKSDRIFFVNQAWLPSETPAALRVYREEELLLLRGNGTGKLQEWDRVYDYDCYNDLGDPDNGPLYARPVLGGSVEYPYPRRGRTGRPPSKADPNSESRLPQIASFAIYVPRDEKFSPLKMTDVLSNSQKAIAQVFAPQLASLGNLSLNEFNSFDDVLKVYEPGTPGFLKYPTPHVIREEKSAWMSDEEFGRETLAGLNPVCITGLKEFPLTSKLDPKTFGDQTSKITREQIQNQLDGMTIEQAMEVNRLFMLNYHDIVMPYARKVNTSHSKIYASRTVLFLQKDGTLKPLAIELSLPHPDGDQLGAISKVFTPAENGVEGALWQIAKAFVAINDSGVHQLLSHWLRTHASVEPFVIAANRQLSVLHPVYKLLHPHFRDTMHINALARQAVLNAGGIVEKTVFPGPLSMELTSIAYRDWVFPDQALPAELVKRGVAVEDPSSKHGVRLLIEDYPYAVDGLEIWSAIKSWVQEYICLYYKSDDMLQVDTELQAWWKELREVGHGDKKDEPWWPKMQTRQELIDSVTIIIWMASALHAAVNFGQYPYGGFAPNRPGMSRRLIPEPGTPEYEELKVNPVKGYLKTITPQFQTLIGISALEVLSTHTSDEIYLGQRDSAEWTKDKEALQAFERFGKKLAEIEENITKMNNDKKWKNRTGPVKMPYTLLYPTSEPGLTAKGIPNSISI from the exons ATGGCATCCACTGACAAACGTGAAATCAAAATGATAAATGGCACTGTTCTGCTCATGAAAAAGACACCTTTGGACCTTGGTTCTTCTCAACTATTAGCTCCACAtgaaacttatgaaattcttggACATAAGGTCATCCTGCAGCTAGTTAGCTCTGTCCATGGAGATCAAG GAAAAACTTTGAAAGGGGAGCTTGGGAATCCTTCACATTTAAGAGATGAGAACAAATCAGGCAGTGAATCGAAGTTTTGTGTCATATTTGAGTGGGATCATGAAGTTCTTGGAGCTCCAGGTGCATTCATCATCAAGAATCTTAATACAAGTGAATTCTATCTCAAGTCACTCACTCTTGAAGCTAGTGATCCAAGTCAAGACACTGTGCAATTTGTCTGCAATTCTTGGGTTTATCCTGCTGAGAAATATAAGTCGGACCGCATTTTCTTTGTGAATCAG GCTTGGCTTCCGAGTGAAACTCCTGCAGCATTGCGCGTGTACAGAGAAGAAGAGTTGCTCTTGTTGAGAGGAAATGGAACTGGAAAGCTTCAAGAATGGGACAGGGTTTATGACTATGATTGTTACAATGATCTTGGAGATCCAGACAATGGTCCACTTTATGCCAGACCAGTTCTTGGGGGTTCTGTAGAGTATCCTTATCCGCGAAGAGGAAGAACAGGACGACCACCATCTAAGGCTG ATCCTAACAGTGAAAGCCGGCTTCCACAAATAGCTAGCTTTGCAATTTATGTCCCGAGGGATGAAAAGTTTTCGCCTTTAAAGATGACAGATGTCCTAAGTAATTCACAGAAAGCCATTGCGCAAGTCTTTGCTCCTCAGCTTGCTTCTTTAGGAAATCTCTCTCTCAATGAGTTCAACAGCTTTGACGATGTACTGAAAGTGTATGAACCTGGAACTCCAGGATTTCTCAAGTATCCAACACCACATGTTATTAGAG AGGAGAAGTCAGCTTGGATGTCAGATGAAGAATTTGGAAGAGAGACGTTAGCTGGATTGAACCCTGTGTGCATAACTGGTCTAAAA GAGTTCCCCCTGACTAGCAAACTGGATCCAAAAACTTTTGGTGACCAAACAAGCAAAATAACCAGAGAACAAATACAGAATCAGCTAGATGGAATGACCATTGAACAG GCCATGGAGGTGAACCGACTTTTCATGCTGAACTACCATGACATTGTAATGCCATATGCGAGGAAAGTTAACACTTCTCATTCAAAGATTTATGCCTCAAGAACTGTGCTCTTTCTGCAAAAGGACGGTACTTTGAAGCCACTGGCCATTGAACTAAGCTTGCCTCATCCAGATGGAGATCAACTTGGCGCTATAAGCAAAGTATTCACTCCAGCTGAAAACGGTGTTGAGGGTGCCTTATGGCAAATTGCAAAGGCATTTGTAGCAATTAATGATTCTGGAGTTCATCAGCTTCTCAGTCACTG GTTACGTACTCATGCATCAGTTGAGCCTTTTGTGATTGCTGCAAATAGGCAGCTAAGCGTGCTCCATCCTGTCTATAAGCTTTTGCATCCTCACTTCCGTGATACTATGCATATCAATGCCTTGGCTCGACAGGCTGTGCTTAATGCTGGAGGTATTGTTGAGAAGACTGTTTTCCCAGGACCATTGTCAATGGAGTTAACATCTATTGCTTACCGGGACTGGGTTTTCCCTGATCAAGCTCTCCCTGCGGAACTTGTTAAGAG AGGAGTGGCAGTCGAAGATCCTTCATCCAAACATGGTGTCCGCCTACTTATTGAAGACTATCCTTATGCTGTGGATGGACTTGAAATCTGGTCAGCAATCAAAAGTTGGGTACAAgaatatatttgtttgtattATAAATCAGATGACATGCTTCAAGTGGACACTGAACTTCAAGCCTGGTGGAAAGAACTCCGTGAAGTAGGACATGGTGACAAGAAAGATGAGCCTTGGTGGCCTAAAATGCAGACACGCCAAGAACTCATTGACTCAGTGACTATCATTATCTGGATGGCTTCTGCTCTTCATGCAGCTGTTAATTTTGGGCAGTACCCTTATGGAGGCTTTGCACCAAATCGCCCTGGTATGAGCCGAAGGCTTATTCCCGAGCCAGGAACTCCTGAGTATGAGGAGTTGAAGGTGAACCCTGTAAAGGGATATCTGAAGACAATTACACCACAGTTCCAGACTCTGATTGGAATATCTGCTCTCGAAGTTTTGTCAACACATACTTCTGATGAAATTTATCTTGGCCAGAGGGATTCTGCTGAATGGACCAAGGACAAAGAAGCGCTGCAAGCATTTGAAAGGTTTGGAAAGAAGCTTGCTGAAATTGAGGAGAATATTACAAAGATGAACAATGACAAGAAGTGGAAGAACAGGACAGGTCCTGTTAAGATGCCATACACATTGCTCTATCCGACAAGTGAACCAGGACTCACTGCCAAAGGAATTCCAAATAGTATTTCAATCTAA